From the genome of Ignavibacteriales bacterium, one region includes:
- a CDS encoding HD domain-containing protein gives MLDQKALNEFSIGDELLIFLIVSKCEVKTSKNGKLFLNLELRDKSAALPSKVWDNAEEYSKKLKEGTVVKVAGLIEDFNGAPQIKIEKIRPAQESDNVLPEDFLPRSRRPLDEMMDELNQVIDSVKNQYLNKLLRTILSGENLDKYCRTPAGKGWHHAYIHGLLEHTLEIVRICKLMCSIHSDLNHDLLISGALLHDFGKTEELTYDSVFDYSDKGKLIGHIMIGALTVEKTASSIPDFPEELKTHLIHLVLSHQGKLEFASPVEPKTLEAIALYQADELSAKTNAYKYAIEADKNKGGRWTRFLPLAETSLFIPDNNSDKAE, from the coding sequence ATGTTAGATCAAAAAGCGCTTAATGAATTTTCTATCGGTGACGAACTTCTAATTTTTCTTATAGTCAGTAAATGTGAAGTTAAAACATCTAAAAACGGAAAGTTATTTCTCAATTTGGAATTGCGGGACAAATCTGCCGCACTTCCATCTAAAGTATGGGACAACGCCGAAGAATATTCCAAAAAATTAAAAGAGGGTACTGTTGTAAAAGTTGCCGGATTGATAGAAGATTTTAACGGCGCTCCTCAAATTAAAATCGAAAAAATTCGTCCGGCACAGGAAAGTGATAATGTACTACCGGAAGATTTTTTGCCAAGATCTCGCCGCCCGCTTGATGAAATGATGGATGAACTGAATCAAGTAATCGATTCCGTTAAAAACCAATATTTGAATAAACTTTTAAGAACAATTCTCTCCGGAGAAAATCTTGATAAATATTGCCGCACACCTGCCGGTAAAGGATGGCATCATGCTTATATTCACGGATTGCTGGAACATACGTTAGAGATTGTCCGCATTTGCAAACTGATGTGTTCAATTCATTCCGATCTTAACCATGATCTATTAATCTCCGGCGCACTGCTTCATGATTTCGGTAAGACGGAAGAACTTACTTACGATTCTGTTTTCGATTATTCGGATAAGGGTAAGTTGATCGGACATATTATGATCGGCGCACTTACAGTTGAAAAAACCGCTTCATCAATACCAGACTTTCCGGAAGAATTAAAAACTCATTTGATACATTTAGTTTTAAGTCATCAAGGAAAGTTGGAATTTGCATCTCCTGTTGAACCGAAAACTTTAGAAGCAATCGCTCTTTATCAGGCAGATGAACTCAGCGCAAAGACTAATGCTTATAAGTATGCAATCGAAGCAGATAAGAATAAAGGAGGCAGGTGGACAAGATTTCTTCCTCTTGCAGAAACTTCTTTATTCATTCCGGATAATAACTCAGATAAAGCAGAATAA
- a CDS encoding NAD-dependent deacylase has protein sequence MEFKPEFIAKLSSAKRIVFFTGAGISAESGIPIFRGKDGIWNKMKPEELANFDAFMRNPDLVWEWYQHRRDIVNKAQPNAGHIAIAEFENYFDVSVVTQNIDNLHRRAGSKNIFELHGNIERNFCINCHTFYNSLEIELPGTAPKCSKCGGLVRPDVVWFGEMLPQDEFSEGEKAAEWSDICFVVGTSAVVYPAAYIPITAKQAGSYIVEINLEPTEMSRFADYSIYGKSGEILPSILNEVKKFKN, from the coding sequence ATGGAATTCAAACCGGAATTCATTGCTAAGCTAAGCTCGGCAAAAAGGATCGTCTTTTTTACAGGTGCCGGAATCTCCGCGGAAAGCGGAATTCCAATATTCCGCGGTAAAGATGGAATCTGGAATAAGATGAAACCCGAAGAGCTTGCAAACTTCGATGCTTTTATGCGTAACCCGGATTTAGTCTGGGAATGGTATCAGCACAGAAGAGATATCGTTAACAAAGCTCAACCGAATGCCGGACATATTGCCATCGCAGAATTTGAGAATTATTTTGATGTCTCGGTCGTAACACAAAACATTGATAACCTTCACCGCCGTGCCGGTTCCAAAAATATTTTTGAGCTTCACGGCAATATCGAAAGAAATTTCTGTATCAATTGTCACACATTTTATAATTCTCTTGAAATTGAATTACCCGGCACAGCACCAAAATGTTCTAAGTGCGGCGGACTGGTTCGTCCAGACGTAGTTTGGTTCGGAGAAATGCTTCCTCAGGATGAATTCAGCGAAGGCGAAAAAGCCGCTGAGTGGAGCGATATCTGTTTTGTTGTTGGCACATCAGCAGTAGTTTATCCTGCAGCATATATTCCAATAACGGCAAAGCAGGCCGGCTCCTACATTGTCGAAATAAATTTAGAGCCAACGGAAATGTCACGCTTTGCTGATTATTCAATCTATGGGAAATCGGGAGAGATTCTACCGAGTATTTTGAACGAAGTGAAAAAGTTTAAGAATTAA
- a CDS encoding 6-carboxytetrahydropterin synthase, producing the protein MKIAKEFHWEMGHRLPFHLGKCKNLHGHSYKCMVELTGDPDSNGMVIDYFDVKKIIGPIIEELDHSFMVSKNDKEVIEALQKLNSQMVVVHFETTAENICLYLLDKIKSSNLPKNIHSIKVRVFETENTYAEEETRI; encoded by the coding sequence ATGAAAATTGCAAAAGAATTTCATTGGGAAATGGGGCACCGTCTTCCTTTTCATTTAGGTAAATGTAAAAACCTGCACGGGCATTCTTATAAATGTATGGTTGAACTAACCGGAGATCCGGATTCTAACGGAATGGTTATTGATTATTTTGACGTAAAGAAAATTATCGGTCCTATAATTGAAGAACTTGATCATTCATTTATGGTTTCTAAGAATGATAAAGAAGTAATTGAAGCTCTCCAGAAATTGAACTCTCAAATGGTTGTTGTTCATTTTGAAACTACCGCAGAAAATATTTGTCTCTATCTTCTGGATAAAATTAAATCATCTAATCTCCCCAAGAATATTCATTCAATAAAAGTACGCGTTTTTGAAACTGAGAATACTTATGCGGAAGAGGAAACAAGAATATAA
- a CDS encoding radical SAM protein — MIKINEIYYSIQGESSKSGLPTVFVRLTYCNLRCSYCDSEYAFHDGTEMTISSIIDEVKKYNCNLVEITGGEPLFQNEALDLMKQLCEAGFEVMLETGGSLPIKEIDKRVMIIMDLKCPSSNMMKKNLYENVDFIKPTDEIKFVVGSREDYDWSKEIICKYQLLEKCTILFSVVFGRLEPVKLVEWILQDEAWSLVPPGKIRYQLQIHKYIWEPTTKGV; from the coding sequence ATGATTAAGATAAACGAAATATATTACTCAATTCAAGGCGAAAGCTCCAAATCGGGGCTTCCTACGGTCTTTGTAAGGTTAACTTATTGCAACCTTCGCTGCTCGTATTGCGACTCGGAATACGCATTCCACGACGGTACAGAGATGACGATTAGTTCTATCATAGATGAAGTAAAAAAATATAACTGCAATTTAGTCGAAATTACAGGCGGAGAACCGTTATTTCAGAATGAAGCTCTTGATTTGATGAAACAATTATGCGAGGCCGGATTTGAAGTAATGCTCGAAACAGGCGGAAGCCTTCCAATAAAAGAGATTGATAAACGGGTAATGATAATTATGGATTTAAAATGCCCGTCGAGTAATATGATGAAAAAAAATCTCTACGAGAATGTGGATTTTATTAAACCAACAGATGAAATTAAATTTGTGGTCGGAAGTCGTGAAGATTATGATTGGTCCAAAGAAATTATATGTAAATACCAATTGCTTGAAAAATGTACAATCTTGTTCTCTGTGGTTTTCGGGCGGCTTGAACCTGTAAAACTTGTTGAATGGATTCTGCAGGATGAAGCATGGTCTTTAGTTCCTCCGGGAAAAATTAGATATCAATTGCAGATACATAAATATATTTGGGAACCAACAACTAAAGGCGTTTGA
- the rpsT gene encoding 30S ribosomal protein S20, with protein MAQHKSAKKRVRSTKKRAERNKTALSKVKTLTKKVVDEKDPVKAQTLLTETVAFLDKTVSKGRMHKNTVARRKSALTKHVNKLTAVK; from the coding sequence ATGGCGCAGCACAAATCAGCAAAAAAAAGAGTACGATCGACCAAAAAAAGAGCTGAAAGAAATAAAACAGCTCTATCTAAAGTAAAAACACTTACCAAAAAAGTAGTGGATGAAAAAGATCCGGTTAAAGCTCAAACATTATTAACGGAAACAGTTGCATTTCTTGATAAGACAGTTTCTAAAGGAAGAATGCATAAAAATACTGTTGCCAGAAGAAAATCCGCTCTTACTAAACACGTAAATAAATTAACTGCCGTTAAATAA
- a CDS encoding NTP transferase domain-containing protein has translation MKEASNNSAINTLLQENSDSFVYAKKKTAIILSAGHGKRIKSQTSKMLHKIWEIPTVERVCNSCQKALADSNIIIVVGIKAEEVVKTVGKKKSVSFALQEDQKGTGHAVQVALENITDKTYDGTVYIFPGDMGLIDEETIHFFKEKFEKSNADMMVLTGIYDGPVEDNYYGRILRVPENDLKSRSKKESGKVIEILEYKEILNLDEKEKYSAEYHNRNFKFSRKTLLENCEFNSGVYAFKFKPLAELIQKIGSNNVQNEIYLTDLIGLFNKNGYTVEAVSPKNQYVLMGFNNKSVLKEMDAIARKLVYEKVKDIVMIDDPDDFFIEENVVEEIMEMDKHGLPLEIRIGKGVFIGKGVKLNYNLSFGKNTFIEGDIQFGKKNTIGDNSHISCFYGQRINVGDNVEIFGGSIIKGNVNIGAESRIESGVRITGSDQLPCIIGSHVIIKGITYIFGSRINENIFIEHSVLMKKDIVKPAGVKADIYHVRFYLPEAEGTDAVKDL, from the coding sequence ATGAAAGAAGCATCGAACAATTCAGCAATTAATACCTTACTTCAAGAGAATTCTGATTCCTTTGTTTATGCCAAAAAAAAGACGGCAATAATCTTATCTGCAGGTCACGGCAAACGGATAAAGTCTCAAACTTCTAAAATGCTTCATAAAATTTGGGAAATTCCAACCGTAGAAAGAGTTTGTAACTCTTGCCAAAAAGCTTTAGCGGATTCGAATATCATAATCGTTGTTGGTATTAAAGCCGAAGAAGTTGTCAAAACAGTCGGTAAGAAAAAATCAGTTTCGTTCGCTCTTCAAGAAGATCAGAAAGGTACAGGCCATGCAGTTCAAGTCGCTCTGGAAAATATTACTGACAAAACTTACGATGGAACTGTCTACATTTTTCCTGGAGATATGGGTTTGATTGATGAAGAGACAATTCATTTTTTCAAAGAGAAGTTCGAGAAATCCAATGCTGATATGATGGTTTTAACCGGAATTTATGATGGTCCCGTTGAAGATAATTATTATGGAAGAATTTTGAGAGTTCCGGAGAATGATTTGAAAAGTCGTTCCAAGAAAGAGAGCGGCAAGGTAATTGAAATTCTTGAATATAAAGAAATACTCAATCTTGACGAGAAGGAAAAATACAGTGCTGAATACCATAACAGAAATTTTAAATTCTCACGAAAAACTTTATTGGAAAACTGCGAGTTTAATTCAGGTGTATATGCATTCAAATTTAAGCCGTTAGCCGAACTAATTCAAAAAATCGGAAGCAATAATGTTCAGAATGAAATTTATCTAACAGACCTTATTGGGCTCTTCAACAAAAACGGATATACAGTTGAAGCGGTCAGTCCAAAAAATCAGTATGTTCTGATGGGCTTCAATAATAAATCTGTGCTTAAAGAAATGGATGCAATTGCGCGAAAGCTGGTATATGAAAAAGTGAAAGATATTGTAATGATTGATGATCCGGATGATTTCTTCATTGAAGAAAATGTTGTGGAAGAAATTATGGAAATGGATAAACATGGATTACCGCTTGAAATCCGGATTGGTAAAGGTGTATTTATCGGCAAGGGTGTTAAGCTAAATTATAATCTGTCTTTCGGTAAAAATACTTTTATAGAAGGGGACATTCAGTTTGGTAAAAAAAATACTATAGGAGATAACTCACATATTTCATGTTTCTATGGTCAAAGAATTAATGTCGGTGATAATGTAGAAATATTTGGCGGCAGCATTATAAAAGGGAATGTTAATATTGGAGCCGAATCAAGAATAGAAAGTGGTGTTAGAATAACAGGGAGCGATCAGCTTCCATGCATAATTGGTTCACACGTTATAATTAAAGGAATAACTTACATCTTCGGATCTCGAATTAACGAGAATATATTTATCGAACATTCGGTCTTAATGAAAAAAGATATTGTAAAACCGGCAGGAGTAAAAGCAGATATCTATCACGTAAGATTTTATTTACCGGAAGCAGAAGGCACCGACGCCGTGAAAGATTTATAA
- a CDS encoding HAMP domain-containing sensor histidine kinase produces MNNESNSDSLHKTFFDSPERSTQEEIQKEISLFENNPIVKQLLDGFPEIAFIINKNRQIITLNSKALKGFNSQNYQSIFGKRFGEAINCIHIHDNLPGCGTTKFCSECGVAKGIKISNNSQQTTEEECRLTVDSNGSNISYDLLVRTQQIEIFNSHYSMVAIRDISNEKRREALERIFFHDILNTAGAVNGLAELLHDVDNEEDKTEFTSVLKDTSRQLINEIIFQRELRSAEDGVLIPAFRKTTINETLNDVYDLYKNHELSKGKILSIEEQEEDVNFFTDSTLLIRSLGNLFKNSLEASEKNDLIRISASLDSPDILFNIYNEKVIPNRIQLQLFQRSFSTKQSKGRGIGLYSVKLIVEQYLKGKVSFVSNDSMKTIFTIRLPQYPK; encoded by the coding sequence TTGAATAATGAATCTAATTCCGATTCACTACATAAAACATTTTTTGATTCTCCGGAAAGAAGTACACAGGAAGAAATTCAAAAAGAGATTAGTCTATTTGAGAATAATCCGATTGTAAAACAGTTACTTGATGGTTTTCCAGAAATTGCTTTTATAATAAATAAGAACCGGCAGATTATTACATTGAATTCAAAAGCATTAAAAGGATTTAATTCGCAAAATTATCAAAGCATTTTTGGTAAAAGATTTGGCGAAGCAATTAACTGCATACATATTCATGATAATCTTCCCGGTTGCGGGACAACAAAATTCTGTTCGGAATGCGGTGTGGCAAAAGGAATAAAAATTTCGAACAATTCTCAACAAACAACAGAAGAGGAATGCAGATTAACTGTTGATTCAAACGGTTCAAATATTTCCTATGATCTTTTAGTTCGTACTCAACAGATAGAGATTTTCAATTCGCATTACTCGATGGTTGCGATTAGGGATATTTCAAACGAAAAACGGCGTGAAGCACTCGAAAGAATTTTTTTCCACGATATATTAAATACTGCCGGAGCGGTAAACGGACTTGCAGAGTTGCTGCATGATGTCGATAATGAAGAAGACAAGACCGAGTTTACGTCGGTATTGAAGGATACCTCAAGACAATTAATTAATGAAATAATATTTCAAAGAGAATTGAGAAGCGCAGAGGATGGGGTTCTAATACCGGCATTTAGGAAAACAACTATAAATGAAACTCTGAATGACGTTTATGATCTCTACAAAAATCATGAACTGTCAAAGGGCAAAATTTTATCGATTGAAGAACAAGAGGAAGATGTAAACTTTTTTACAGATTCAACATTGCTGATTCGATCGCTTGGCAACCTTTTCAAAAATTCACTGGAGGCATCGGAGAAAAATGATCTTATTAGAATTTCAGCGTCTTTAGATTCCCCAGATATTCTGTTCAATATTTACAATGAAAAAGTGATCCCAAACAGGATTCAACTACAGCTTTTCCAGAGATCATTCAGTACAAAACAAAGCAAAGGAAGAGGTATTGGACTTTACAGTGTTAAACTGATTGTTGAACAATATCTTAAAGGGAAAGTCAGCTTTGTCTCCAACGATTCAATGAAAACAATTTTTACAATACGCTTGCCCCAATACCCAAAATAA
- a CDS encoding S46 family peptidase, whose protein sequence is MLRSSWLSKFLKLFTITFSLTFILGMIPASPEEGMYPLSEIDKIDLQKAGLKIETKEVYNPDGVSLVDALVQLSGCTGSFISENGLIITNHHCAFGAITRASTVEKNYLENGFYAKTPSEEIPSQGYICKITESYLDVSDAILGAIKNISDPVERTKMIAQKSKELSDAATDEKESIIADVSEMFAGKTYVLFKYRIIRDVRLVFAPPQSIGNFGGETDNWIWPRHTGDFSIMRAYVAPDGKAATYSKENVPFKPRKFLKINPNGVEAGDFVFQLGYPGRTFRHRPSQYMKYQLDYLLPYISDLYQYAIETMQEISADNKELTLAFASRIKGLANTMKNYQGKIKGLKKINLIAQKQEEEKQLQQFINSDSKLKTKYGNLMEEIHNVFELVNQNAKADLWLRQINSFSTTLSLANFVLTYSEEIRKPDMERNPAYQENNINQTLSRIEYLKQNYNTDFEEAMLNRMLMDANNFKESSRIAAVDELLEGNGIHPEETFQDFISNYITNSKIRENEFFDSLLKKSPAEIAAMQDPLFIFAKKIKMQSQASDKESQKNEGKLNKLYGDLVDVKMEWKKTNFIPDANSTLRLTYGYIKGYNPADAIYMEPFTSIEGVIEKNASGDQEFVIPDKLRAAYAKKDFGKYVSKKTGKLPVGMLYNMDTTGGNSGSPVLDAYGNLIGVNFDRAFEATINDFAWNESYSRSIGVDIRYVLWVMDKIGGADNLLKEIGVN, encoded by the coding sequence ATGCTACGAAGTAGTTGGCTATCCAAATTTTTAAAACTATTTACAATTACTTTTTCACTTACATTTATTTTGGGGATGATCCCGGCCTCTCCTGAAGAAGGAATGTATCCCTTGAGCGAAATTGATAAAATTGATTTACAAAAGGCCGGTTTAAAAATTGAAACGAAAGAAGTTTATAATCCAGACGGAGTTAGCCTTGTTGATGCGCTCGTGCAGCTAAGCGGATGTACCGGATCATTTATTTCTGAAAATGGATTGATCATTACAAATCATCATTGTGCATTCGGCGCAATCACACGCGCAAGTACGGTAGAAAAAAATTATCTTGAAAACGGTTTCTACGCTAAAACTCCATCCGAAGAGATCCCTTCGCAAGGCTATATTTGCAAGATCACCGAATCATATCTAGATGTTTCCGACGCAATTCTTGGTGCTATCAAAAATATTTCCGATCCCGTAGAACGGACTAAAATGATAGCGCAAAAGAGCAAAGAACTTTCAGATGCAGCTACAGATGAAAAGGAATCTATCATAGCAGATGTGTCGGAAATGTTTGCCGGAAAAACTTATGTGTTATTTAAGTACCGCATAATTCGTGATGTACGGCTTGTGTTTGCCCCGCCTCAATCAATTGGTAATTTTGGCGGTGAAACAGATAATTGGATTTGGCCGCGCCACACCGGCGATTTTTCAATCATGCGTGCCTATGTTGCACCAGATGGCAAAGCAGCAACATACTCTAAAGAGAATGTTCCGTTCAAACCAAGAAAGTTTTTAAAGATCAACCCAAATGGAGTTGAAGCGGGAGATTTTGTTTTTCAGCTCGGTTATCCGGGAAGAACTTTCCGCCACCGCCCATCGCAGTATATGAAATATCAGCTTGATTATTTACTGCCTTACATTTCAGACCTATACCAGTATGCAATTGAAACAATGCAGGAAATCAGTGCGGACAACAAAGAACTAACACTTGCTTTTGCAAGTCGAATTAAAGGTTTAGCCAACACAATGAAAAATTATCAAGGAAAGATTAAAGGACTGAAAAAGATAAATCTCATTGCACAGAAACAGGAAGAAGAAAAACAGCTTCAGCAATTCATCAATTCCGATTCGAAACTAAAAACAAAATACGGCAATTTGATGGAAGAAATTCATAATGTATTTGAATTAGTAAATCAAAACGCAAAAGCGGATTTGTGGCTGCGGCAAATCAATTCTTTTTCAACAACGCTTTCCTTGGCAAACTTTGTTCTTACTTATTCGGAAGAAATACGGAAACCGGATATGGAAAGAAATCCAGCATATCAAGAAAATAATATTAATCAGACTTTAAGCAGAATAGAATATTTAAAACAGAATTACAATACCGACTTTGAAGAAGCAATGCTTAATAGAATGTTAATGGATGCAAACAACTTCAAGGAATCATCACGTATAGCGGCTGTTGATGAATTATTGGAAGGGAATGGAATTCATCCGGAAGAAACTTTTCAAGATTTTATTTCCAATTACATAACAAATTCAAAGATCCGTGAGAATGAATTTTTTGATTCACTTTTAAAAAAATCACCGGCAGAAATTGCGGCAATGCAGGACCCGCTCTTTATTTTTGCAAAGAAAATAAAAATGCAGTCTCAAGCCAGCGACAAAGAGAGTCAAAAAAACGAGGGAAAACTTAACAAACTTTACGGCGATCTAGTTGATGTAAAAATGGAATGGAAAAAAACCAACTTTATTCCAGATGCAAATAGTACACTACGGCTTACGTACGGATACATTAAAGGGTACAATCCGGCTGATGCAATTTATATGGAACCGTTCACTTCAATTGAGGGTGTAATTGAAAAAAATGCGTCGGGTGATCAAGAGTTTGTAATTCCAGATAAACTCCGCGCTGCATATGCTAAAAAAGATTTCGGAAAATATGTCAGCAAGAAAACGGGTAAACTTCCGGTGGGAATGCTTTACAATATGGATACCACAGGCGGCAATTCCGGCAGCCCGGTCCTTGATGCTTATGGGAATTTAATAGGCGTTAACTTTGACCGTGCTTTTGAAGCCACAATAAATGACTTTGCCTGGAATGAATCTTACAGCCGTTCGATTGGCGTTGATATACGTTACGTTTTATGGGTGATGGATAAAATCGGCGGTGCAGATAATTTATTGAAAGAGATTGGAGTAAATTAA
- a CDS encoding sulfite exporter TauE/SafE family protein: MDSVFQIFLGSLLLSLVHASIPSHWLPLIAIGKAEKWTDKETVTVTAITGASHTISTVIIGIIVGLVGYKLSESYHYITHIVAPTILIILGLIYLYLEYRHSLIRTAHQHHHIHVDEIIEKRKSKKSIVLTLSIAMFFSPCLEIEVYYFTASRLGWLGIGIVSVVYFFVTVLGMMFLVHFASKGVRKLDWHFLEHHDKLISGIVLVLVGVLAFFVEY, from the coding sequence ATGGATTCAGTTTTTCAAATATTTTTAGGAAGTCTTCTACTAAGTTTAGTTCACGCTTCGATTCCAAGCCATTGGCTTCCTTTAATTGCAATCGGCAAGGCTGAGAAGTGGACCGACAAAGAGACGGTAACCGTAACAGCTATTACCGGCGCATCGCATACAATCAGTACGGTAATTATAGGAATTATTGTTGGATTGGTTGGTTACAAGCTTTCAGAATCGTATCACTATATAACCCATATTGTCGCGCCGACAATTTTGATTATTCTTGGTCTCATCTATTTGTATTTGGAATACCGTCACAGTTTAATAAGAACCGCTCATCAACATCATCACATTCATGTAGATGAAATAATTGAAAAACGGAAAAGCAAAAAGTCAATTGTTCTTACATTGAGTATCGCAATGTTCTTTTCACCGTGTTTGGAAATAGAAGTATACTATTTCACGGCGAGCCGTTTAGGTTGGCTGGGTATTGGAATTGTTTCGGTGGTCTATTTTTTTGTTACTGTTCTTGGAATGATGTTTCTTGTTCACTTTGCATCAAAAGGAGTCCGTAAGCTCGACTGGCATTTTCTGGAACATCACGATAAACTAATAAGCGGAATCGTACTCGTGCTTGTTGGTGTGCTTGCATTTTTTGTGGAATACTAA
- a CDS encoding DUF3788 domain-containing protein produces the protein MENKIFTYKLKQPTEDELKSVLGASYKLWIDLIKYVETKFGSAVTEWKYYGAKSGWLQKLFLKKRNLLFFIPHSKYFRIGLVFGDNAVSEILQSNLPKEIIEEIKNTKKYAEGTGLRIDVKNKKNLDTVKKLLQIKVKN, from the coding sequence ATGGAAAACAAAATTTTTACGTACAAATTGAAACAACCAACCGAAGACGAACTCAAATCTGTTCTAGGTGCCAGTTACAAATTATGGATTGATCTAATAAAGTATGTTGAGACAAAATTTGGTTCTGCGGTGACCGAGTGGAAATATTACGGAGCTAAGAGCGGCTGGCTGCAAAAATTGTTTCTAAAAAAAAGAAATTTATTGTTCTTTATCCCTCATTCAAAATATTTTAGAATAGGGTTAGTATTTGGTGATAACGCCGTTAGTGAAATTCTACAGAGCAATCTCCCAAAAGAAATAATTGAGGAGATTAAGAACACAAAGAAATATGCCGAAGGCACAGGCTTAAGAATTGATGTAAAGAATAAGAAAAATTTGGACACTGTTAAGAAGTTGCTTCAAATAAAAGTGAAGAACTAA
- a CDS encoding TrpB-like pyridoxal phosphate-dependent enzyme encodes MSSNKIIFLDQSQMPTHYYNILADFPIPMDPPLHPGTKQPIGPQDLSAIFPMELIKQEVSQERFIEIPDEVRDLYKLSRPTPLIRASNLEKVLDTPAKIYFKYEGANPTGSHKTNTSYAQAYYNKQAGIKKLVTETGAGQWGSALAMACKHFDMECEVFMVKVSFDQKPYRKTFMKLFGAEVHASPSNLTNAGRNVLNSDPDSPGSLGIAISEAIEVAVQREDTNYSLGSVLNHVLLHQTIIGEEARIQMEMADVYPDIVIGCLGGGSNFAGIAFPFLRDKLSGAKKNLQVISVEPSSCPSLTEGKYEYDFGDEAGMTPLMKMYTLGHNFIPPKIHAGGLRYHGAAPSVSLLYNIGVINARAYDQMEVFQAAQLFAQAEGIVPAPESSHAIKEAIVQALRCNETGEMKTILFNLSGNGFLDLGSYEMYLENQLENYTNETNYAKVATG; translated from the coding sequence ATGTCAAGCAACAAAATTATTTTTCTCGATCAGTCTCAAATGCCCACTCACTACTATAATATCTTAGCTGATTTTCCTATTCCGATGGACCCGCCGCTTCATCCCGGTACAAAGCAACCGATAGGTCCGCAAGATTTATCAGCAATATTTCCAATGGAATTGATCAAGCAGGAAGTTTCTCAAGAACGCTTTATAGAAATTCCGGATGAAGTAAGAGATCTTTATAAATTAAGTAGACCAACACCTTTAATCCGTGCAAGCAATCTTGAAAAAGTTTTGGATACTCCTGCTAAAATTTATTTTAAGTATGAGGGCGCAAACCCAACAGGAAGTCATAAAACTAATACTTCATATGCACAGGCGTACTACAACAAACAAGCTGGAATAAAAAAACTTGTAACAGAAACCGGGGCGGGTCAGTGGGGAAGTGCACTAGCAATGGCTTGTAAACATTTCGATATGGAGTGTGAAGTATTTATGGTGAAGGTAAGCTTCGATCAGAAGCCGTACCGCAAGACTTTTATGAAGTTGTTTGGTGCTGAAGTGCATGCAAGTCCTTCAAATCTAACTAATGCGGGAAGAAATGTCCTTAACAGCGACCCTGACTCTCCTGGATCGCTTGGGATAGCAATAAGCGAGGCGATTGAAGTTGCCGTACAACGTGAAGATACAAATTATAGTTTAGGAAGCGTGTTGAATCATGTTTTACTGCATCAGACCATTATTGGAGAAGAGGCGCGCATCCAAATGGAGATGGCTGATGTTTATCCCGATATTGTAATTGGCTGCCTTGGGGGTGGAAGTAATTTTGCGGGCATTGCATTTCCATTCTTACGTGATAAACTTTCCGGCGCAAAAAAAAATCTGCAAGTAATTTCCGTTGAACCTTCATCATGTCCATCACTAACAGAAGGCAAATATGAATATGATTTTGGAGATGAAGCCGGAATGACGCCATTAATGAAAATGTACACTCTAGGTCATAATTTTATACCACCAAAAATTCATGCCGGAGGATTGCGGTATCATGGTGCGGCACCCTCTGTTTCTTTACTTTATAATATTGGCGTGATCAATGCAAGAGCCTACGACCAAATGGAAGTTTTTCAAGCGGCACAATTATTTGCCCAAGCTGAAGGGATTGTTCCTGCTCCGGAAAGTTCTCATGCAATCAAAGAGGCAATCGTTCAAGCGCTGCGGTGCAATGAAACAGGTGAGATGAAAACAATTCTGTTTAATCTTTCAGGTAATGGATTTTTAGATTTAGGTTCGTATGAGATGTATTTAGAAAATCAACTGGAGAATTATACTAATGAAACAAATTATGCTAAAGTTGCAACAGGATGA